In Serratia liquefaciens ATCC 27592, the genomic stretch TGACGGCCTCCTTAAACAGCAGCGCCACGTTAGCCGGCTGGGTGAGATCGCCCTGCACCGCAATCGCCTCGGCACCTGCCGCCTTAACCGCCTGCAACGTTTCCTCCGCGGCAGCACGAGTGGCGTCGCTGTTGTAGTGCACCACCACGGCCGCCGCGCCGTTGGCGGCCAAATCACGCGCCACCAGGCCACCCAGGTTCTTGGCGCCGCCGGCGATCAACACCACTTTTCCATTTAAAGATTGCTTGCTCATTACAGTGACTCCGTTAGTGAAGGTTGCAACGAGTATAGAAACTGCGACCGCTCAGATAATCTGTCCAAATTGGGATGAACCATCCCGCTTTTTCGGTCAATAGCAACGATCAGGCCGTTAATTTCCACAGCGTGATCGCCCGCCGGGCATTCGGCGTAAATCGCACTACACTTGTAAGTTCCCGGCAGCAATAGTCACAACCAGAAACTATTGTCCCTCGCCCGTGGGATGCAAAACGCCTGACGGGCCACAACAGAGGTCAATGTCATGTTGATTCAACCCTATCTTTTTTTTAACGGTAACTGTGAACAGGCGATCAACTTCTACCAGCAGCAGCTGGGCGCCAGAATCGAAATGATTATGCGCTACAAAGATATGCCCGAGGAGGCCAAGCAAGGCGGTCCTCAGGACGTCAATCCAGAGTCCATCATGCATGCCCGTTTACTGATTGGCGAAACGGCGCTGATGGCCTCCGATGGGTGTCCGCAGGACGGCGGCGAAGCTTCGCATAAAGGATTTGCCCTGTCGCTGGATCCGAGCGACGTGGAGCAAGGCCGAGCATTATTCGAGAAGCTGGCGCAGGGCGGCCAGGTCACCATGCCATACCAGGCCACCTTCTGGGCCAAGGGTTTTGGCATGCTGACCGACCAGTTCGGGGTCAATTGGATGATTAACGTTGAATAACCCGTCATCCCGCCAGGGTGTCCGCCACCGACAGCGGATACCCTGGTGCCAAGATCAACGGTAGTGATACCAGTCATAAGCCGCCATCGCGAACAGCACAAACAGCACCGTCAACAGCACCAGTCCCAAACGCCAATAGGGCGATTTACGCTGCCGCCAGGCAAAAATCATCATTAGCGCCAGCACACCCAAGGTCAGCGGGTAATAAACCACCAGCGTCAGCAAAGTAATAATGATGTAGTCAGACATATGCGTGAACCCTGTATTTTCTATGCCGGTTTTGCGGCGAATTGTAACACTCCGCTTGAGTGGCTCATGCATTTTTGATGTTAAGGGAGTAGTGGTCGGCGTGATTAACGAATAAGATGTAAGATTGTTCTTAACACGATTTAAAGACTTTATAACAAGGGTGACATGACACAGCAGCAACCGCAGGATGCCGAACGGCCACGCAACGGTAAAAATTCCCCGTTACTTTTTCAGGCCGGCGTATTTGTCGTCATCGTTGCCGTCACGCTGATTCTGTTTAACGGCTGGCAGATTTGGAATGCGCACCAGCGCGACTTGCAAAGTGCCGAAAATGAATCGGCCAACCTGGCCCGCTCTCTGGCACAGCATGCCGATGACACCTTTATGCAGACCGACACTACGCTGTCCGATCTGACCGAACGCATTCAGACCGACGGCCTGGGCCAACCGCAACAGCTGCGACTACAGAAAGTGATGCAAACTCAGGTTGGCAACCTGCCCCAGTTGCATGGCCTGTTTGTTTACGATGCTCAGGGGAACTGGATCGTCACCTCATCGGGCCGGTTCATACAAAATGCCAACA encodes the following:
- the yjdN gene encoding VOC family metalloprotein YjdN, which encodes MLIQPYLFFNGNCEQAINFYQQQLGARIEMIMRYKDMPEEAKQGGPQDVNPESIMHARLLIGETALMASDGCPQDGGEASHKGFALSLDPSDVEQGRALFEKLAQGGQVTMPYQATFWAKGFGMLTDQFGVNWMINVE